The genomic segment GATATTACTGTGCCAAGCGCCTGGATTAAGTAATTGGAAGGTTTGTCATCGTGGCGTGGTCCAGGTGGTCGAGATCCGCACAGCACCCCCTGATGCTGTCGGCTCGGTTGTGATGGTGTGCAAGAGATACAAGTTGTGAGAAAAAGAGTCTGCAGGAACTGTTGACACCACCGGCCGAGGCATCATGTTATCTATGCTGCAAGGCTCCGTCGTCTTGTACCTGCTTCACCGACCTTATTTTCGTTGTTGtaccctttttttttttctctaATTGCATGTGCTCTAACGCGACTCTCCGCGGTCGTCGCCCATCAAAgccgtcttctccgagaATCCGCCGAGTGCATCATCAGCGCATGTATACTAAGCGCTTCCATCATTGGCGCTGAGCACATGGAAAAAACTAGGAAGTCTTAAGCTTACAGAAATAGAAATAAAAGAAGACAAAAGACCATGTACACGGTCTGACGGTACACGAAGCTGAAGCCGTCAAAACCCGCGGCGTTTGTCCTACAACTGCCAAACCCCGAACCCCGGGCCATGCGAGCCTGTTGATTGGCCGCGAAACCCCTCGCCTCCATTGTGATCCTGATCCATGTCGTCGATTTAAACCACATCTTCGCCATCGACTGCGAAGTTTGGTCCTTAGAGCGTGGTCTATTGAATACAAAATATACTGTCATCATGAGCAGCCAAGAAGAACCCAGGCCACCGTTCCCGCCCTTCACCGAAGCAACGGCGAAAGCCAAGGTGAAGGCGGCGCAAGATGCGTGGAACACCAAGCGGGTGCCCCCTCGTCGATGCGAAGCAGACGCTGACTGACATCGTCCCAGGAACCCCGCCAAGGTGAAGCTGGCGTACACTACCGATTCTATCTGGCGAAACAGGGACACATTCCTCAAAGGCCGAGATGATATCGAGCAGTGGCTGACCACGaagtgggagagggagaatGGTTACCGCCTCCGCAAGGAACTCTTCGCCTTCACTGACAACAAGGTGAGAATATGCTGTTTCTTGCCCAAACTATTGGCAATAGCTGCGCGCCTGGAAGCATGGCTGATCGTCGACCAGATTGCCGTCCAGTTCTGGTACGAGTGGCATGACGAGTCGGGGCAGTGGTGGCGGACTTATGGCCTCGAGGACTGGACTTTCGCCGAGAACGGCCTGATGGGCAAGAGGCAAATGAGCGGAAACGATGTCAAGATCGAAGAGACGCAGAGGTGGTtccgcgacggcgtggaCGTGAATGAGGTTGCCATCAGCGAGGAGCATTGGTAGCTGGGGTGGGCACGAATAATAGAGAACAGCATGAATTATCGTGGCCTTCGAGCCTAGACGAATACCAAGGACATTTCCAGATGACTAGCGCAATTTATCAGCATCGTGGGTTCGTATTTATGCCGTGCAAGAGACTATTGTCTCGGAACTATTTGTTCGGAGAACGATGGCTTGCCGTTGGCTTCCGAAAAAGGACATCGAAAGAAGTCCTTCGTGGTTTTCGAAGAAAAACACGAGGAATTCGTCGAGACGATGAACTGGTCTGATGGTGGAATGTTTTGGCATTAGTAGTCCGTATCAAAGTTGCTATTCGTTGTCCCAAGCGTCTcagagaagggggaaatTCCGCCGCTCGGAAAACTGCAACGTGACTGACAATTCGACCAGTCCACGAGGGGCGACCCGGGCTTCCACGAGGCAAAAACGTGCAAGCGGGGTGACGATCCAACTTGCCTGAGTCAAAGTACGGCTTCGTTCCAAGACCCAGATGGTCGGCGATGGCACCTTGATAGGAATCAGGGTCGGTAATGAGGTCACGAGAATGAACGCTAGCCCAGGAGAATGTGTTCTGGGCGGAACACCCAAAGTGACGGCACATGGCCATATTTTCCAAGTTCGCGGAGATGAGTGACAGAAGCTTGACGCCACTGGGAAAACCCCATGGCGAAAAGTCAACATATTGGAATAGCGCTGGATTCTGGGTAGCTGAGACTAGCCCACCATGCTTTGGGGTCATTGTTCTTCCCATAGGATGTTCCTTTGTGCATCTTTTCATGGCACCCTGGTAAGAGTCAGTCAAGGTTCGCTCCGTCGATTTAGCCGTATCTGATTTGGtggccgtcatcggcgaTAATAGGCGAGCCAATGCAGGACGGGGTTGGAGCATGCTTGGGGAGATTCCTGAGTCCCGACGATCTTCCCTCTCTTAGACTGGGAACAACGTCTCAATCGGCAATGCGACTGGTGACTCGGCACAAGGATTTCGTTCAGAAGTCGGGTTCTCTTGTCCCGTTGGAGGGTCGCTTCGAGATGCAAGTACTGATTTGCACCAGGATATCTTTCAGCTCTTGAAAACTATGTTAAATACTCGGCATGCTGACCAAGCCCAAGACGCAATGGAGTCGGAGCAAGATGTGGTCTTTGCTGTTTCCCCAGACGGATAGCTAGTCCACCAATGTTGCACAGACAAGGCGCTGTCGATACTTGAGAGCAAGACGGCGTTGAGTTCTTGCATCCGCGAGACAAAGACTGACATCGAAGAGCACGGCCGGCGATGCTAGCAAGCCCAAGCCAAGTTCAAGCCCCTCACTGACTTAACGAGGGAGCCACTCGATCCGGTCCactctgtacggatactcaAGCTGGATCTAAGTGGGTAGACAGGCATGGCAAACAGAGGTGGTCGGCTTGATTGGCGGCCGTATCATGCAGGGGACAATGTATCGATTGGCGAGGCGACATGATCGAGGCGCAATCTTTGCAAGGATGGGCGGGAGTGGCTAGCGGTGCTGAGATTGCTCCTTCGCGGGCGAAAATAGTGAAGGTGACACACCATGTCGTATGTGTCTTGGGAGAGAGATGTTTTTGACGATGATTGGCATAAAGTCATTGCTTTATGTTTGAGGAAAAGAAAGTTCTTGCAGGGCAGGGGCAGGGCCAGGGCCCATTCTGGATGGAATCGAGAAAGCCGTGTGGCGTGTCTAGACTTGTTGAAATTGTGAAAGATTGATGGAAGAGATGTTGTCAACTGATTTGTATCGGTATACAGAGACAGAGTAAGATAGTATGCTGTACATGTGCATGCAAGTGGAGGCCAAGTTTCTAGCACCCTGAAAGATGATCGTTTGCTGAAACGAAACTGGTCCAAAGTCGCCTCGAAGATGTGGTGACTGATGAAGCGAGATGATTTGCCTGAGAATTCTTTCCAACGACGAGGAAAAGCGGCCACTTGTAAGTAAGGTGCTTTGAGATGCGAAATGATgcaccgcagcagcagcagagcaTGCATGTGGGAAAGGGGCGGGCAGGTGACAAAGTGTACAAGTGGGACCAGACCATCTCGGTTAGATAGGTACTTGGACATATTTGCATCGAGCACGGACCATACAGACAGGGCACTCAGCTTCTTCACGGGTGGCCCATGCGTCCCAATCCCTCCCTACcacctacctaaggtaggtaagtacTCTGTTAGTGCCGAATCTCTTTACGTCCAAATTTCTCCCATCTCTCCCAGCCAGCGTGCCAACCAGCCGGGACCGCCATCTTGCACTTACTCTTGATAGGAAACCCCTGCTCTGcgctctcttctctttctttaCGAGTTCTTTGGCTAGGTCCAACCTGGTCTTCCAACTACAATTGCTGACCCACTTGCCTGTTCACAGCTTGGTCTCACCTGCGCTAGCTGCGAGCGGCCCTTCCGGGCCAGCCTAGATTGAGTGGCCGAGCAGGAGACGACACAATTCTCAACTCCagtttcctttctttttgaCTGTCCAAGTTGGCGCGGGCCGAGCGACCACCCACCCGCCGTACCTGTGTTCAAGCCGAgtcgacaaggccgccgtcagccTCCACCCGGCCTGTCAATGGATTCAGGATGAGGCGCAACAAAGGGAGACCAGCCATTGCCCATCGGACCCGATCTTCACCCTCGTCTGTCCTCGCAGGCGCTACGAGGTGGCGCTCCCCTTCGTCATGGTGCAGCTACCCAGCACCCTGGGCCACGCCTCCGTCGTTCGGTCCCAGTGCTTTGGAGAAAAGACAGAAACGGACTGCAACCCGTGCTTGCCGGGCTGCTCGACCCAACAGCTTGGGTTGCAGCAGCCAAGGTGTtgcctcgacgacgtctaTCCTGTTTTTCCCTTCGACATTGCGTTGAAATTCATGGTGCAATGAGCTGCTCCAAGATGCCAACCTATCGCTCTTCCAAGCCACTCTCGCCCATCTTTTGCATTGTCGAACGGGATGCTCGTCGCAGGactttcccctcccccgtgCCGAGTCTGTCTTTTACAGGGAAGACTCAGGTCGATGTCAAAGTCTGCAGGAAAAACAAGCCCTAGCTGCGAAATGTCTCAGCCAGAGAGACGTCCCTTACTTGTTCAGGAAAGCTCGTGACGCTAGTGCCGGGCCATCCTCACCAATCACCACGATCTCTTGGGTGTGATCGACTGGCATTCTGCCGCTTTGGGCTGTGAAGTCCTCTTTCTCTCGAGACTGTCGAAGTAGGGGGGTAGGGGAACGAAGGTGAGGTGCAGTTGGAACGGCCACTTTtcgccgttgttgctgcctCTCAACAACTCCTTCGCTGACAACCACAGCCCGACTGTCAGGCGCAGTTTGATTTCTCTTGACAAAATTCATCGTACCAGATCATCCAGAGAAGCAATAGCAGGCAAGGAGTCTTGCCTTGCAACTCCCCAACATTGACGATGCAAGAGGTTAGCGTTTTTTCTTGCCTTGTCCCCTCGACGCTCCAGCTCAGGATTGTTCCTCAAAGCATCCATAACCTTTTGTGTCTCTTGCTCTGATACATGTCCACTCTTCCACGTCGACGCTAGTACTCCTCCGTCGTTTCCCATGCCTGCCAAGCACTACTCTAGATCAGCATCACAGCCCACAGGGTTGAGAAGAAAGCACATCCCTACCCTCCATGTTCTTCCCGCGCGTCCATACGCATTCCGCAAGAgtctacctaggtacggatactgcATCTGTAAGTAGGCAGAGAACAACAAACGTTTGGACGCCTCGACCATCCTAGGTTCCACCAGCGCAGCCCGCGAGGGGTCCAGCTCAGTGTTCTCGTTTCCTGGATTGGACCAGCTTCAGCCTTCTCCGTCAATAGAAGCCGGTCAAACCCTGACAAAGTAGTCTTGTCGTCGAGATGTGTGTGGGGTCTCGTCGTTATAGCCATCAGCTCTTGACACCAAGTCAGGTACCAAGGTGGGTTGACAGGCTTGACTACACCTCACCTGGCTGGTATATCAGCCCCTCGCCCCCCTCCTTGTGTCTCTCGCCTCTGTGCTCTTACCCCTCAAGCCTGGTTGTCCTTCGCTACTCTCGGTTCTTCTGCCCATCCTCTTACAGGGGGAGCGCCAGTCTGACCGTGCACTGCATTCCAACTCTACTTTCAAGTCCGATACCTCAATCCTTCGCTCCAGTCTGGCCATTATCGCCAAACGTCATCGTCCAGCCTTGACACTACAACCCGACGACGCTTGCGTCCATCCGTTCATATCCTCCATCAAACCACCCCTAGAACCTAGGATTACTACGTCGACCTTTTTACTTTCTTCCATTCCTTATTGAGACTACACATCTCTTCCAACAACCCTCGCTCGACGAATCATCATGGGTCTCCTGCCACTCACCTACCGCCGCCCGGTGTACGTTAACAACTCGGCAGGCGAAAGCTCCTCCGACGTTTCCGACAGCGGCGATGAGAAGCAGAGCACTACCGCCTCGTCTTTGCGCTCCGGCCAGTCCGGCACGCCCCAGGGTATTCCTGAGTCTTTGACATTCGACAAGatcatcgacggcggcacTTGTCCTGTGAGTAATGCATTGTAGTTGCTATCAGGCCTCATGGCTAACCTGTCAGCCATGCACTGTTCGTGACTTCATGAACTACCTAATCTACATTGAGCATGCTGCGGAAAATTTGCAATTTTTCCTCTGGCACCGTGACTATGAGAAGCGTTTTGGCGAGACCAAAACTTCAGACATTTCACTCGCTCAAGAATGGACCCAGAACATGGAAAACGATGTTCTGCAACGCATGTTCAAGGAGAAGTCGCAGGGAATGCGCAAGAAGCCTGGGCAGGAGATCTTTAAAGGAACGGATTTTGAGAAGAAGGGCCCTGtggcggccatcatcgaggaATCCAACCCCTTTTCGACCCCGCCCCGAACACCCCACGACCAGGAGTCCGTCTACACCGGGTCCAACGGGGTTTCGAACGCCGACTCGTACCGCTCTCAGGCCAGCGAGGCCTTTGCTTCCGCCGGCGCCAAACAGCCTTGTAAGCCTTCCGCGTGTCCCTTTTGACGTTTCCACATTGTGCTAACCACATCTAGTTACGATTCAACCGTTTCGCGAGGAGTTAGATCGTGTTATCGCCACGTACATCATGGAGGGAGCGCCGCGACAGCTTAACCTTTCTGCCAAGGAGCGCGATGCCACTCTCCACGCTCTCGCCTACACCACCCACCCTAGTGCTTGCCGTCTGGCAATCAAGGTCATTGAGAACTCGCTCCGTCAGCAAGCACACCCCAACTTCATCCGATGGTCGATTTGCAACGGCAATCCCGCTCGCGTTTTCTTCGCTCGCGCTCTCGGCGTTGGCCTCATTGTCATTGCTTTCGTTGCCGCTATTCTCATCACTCTCAGCCACGCAGGCCGCGGCTGGCGAGCACTAGCCGCCATTGGTTGGGTTTTGGGCATATCGACATTGGTCGCAGCCTACAAGGGCATGTGTGTCGTTCTTCACGGTATGCACCATCGCCACGTCCGCCCTTGGGAGCtgttcgtcgacgaggagagcgacGATGAACAGGGCAAAACTTCGTTCGAGTCTTTCGGAACGACCAACAGCTTCGAGTCGGAGCCCTGGGTTATTAAGTACGAAAAGCGGAACATTGTTCGCAAGGTCTTTGACCGCGAAGTGTGGATCGAGGAGCCTGCTCTGCGCACCATTCAGGACACCATCTTCTTGCAGGCCATGCTGTGCGCCGTTCTTCTTGCAGGTGTCTTTACGGCCATCTTTGTAGCGATTCCCAAGCACGGCTACTTCTGAGGACTCTGTATCCCAAAGCACAAAGGCCGCCGTGGCCAAGGGAACAATTGAAGTTGCTTCGGATGGAGAGCCGATACCAAAGATACCTGTTTGCTCGGCAAGCAGTTTTGGGAGGGACCATGGTTAACATGGTGTTTCGTCCGTGTACGATTTAGTCAGGTCTTGAGAACATTTTCTTTTGTCCCAAGAATTGTTTATCTGCTTCGTAACTTTTATCAACATTTCCCCTTATTTCACCTGCCTCTTCGTAATAGATATCTGGTCTACTTAGTTCATGATTGAGAAGCCGACACCAGTCGCCCACCGCAGCTGGCGACGGCGGAAGTGTACAGAGGTGACCCTTTGCACAGTTGGCCACACGAATGGGAGTAGTCTCGAGGTTGACCGCCTGGTGTGTGATGTGTTGTGTTATGTTGTGTTatgttgtgttgtgtgtgtgtgtgtgtgtgtgtgtgtgtgtttgagTGGGTGTGTGCGGGAGAACTGGGGTGGAGATGCCGGATGTCACTGCCATTCTTCGGTTGTTCCCCCGAAGCGACGGGCCGATTTTCTCGGCAGGTGGAGCACATCTCGGGCGTCGCAGTACCCAAAAATAATGCGGACCAACCGActggggggggaggatgcaGGAATCATTGcacttcttttttctcttttatcttttcttttttagACTTCACACGGTCCTGGCTGTATGCATGGAATggtaggggggggggttccgaCGGGCTTAGCGTGAAGTTACGCGGGAGGTTTAACGTTGTTCTGGAATGAGACGGTTTCTGGATGAACTCTATTGTATCGGGGTCGCTGATGATAACATATAAATAAGCAAACTCTTCCTCCCGCTTGCTGAATGAAAAACGCTAGTCTTTCGCTATGACTGAATTCAAGAAACAAGAGACGAGGCTTCCCCCTGTGCGTCGACACCGAGAAGCGCCGCGTCTCAAGATACctgaagagggagagaacCGCGAAGGGACTCTTTTagttgcagcagcagaccTAAAACGAAGGAGAGATTCGTTAGCTGGCGCTCGCACTTTTGTGATGCGTGTGAAGAAAATAACTTacagcgccgccgcggccggaCTTGGAGTCGCTGCAGCATTTGAGGTTGGAGCAAAaggtgccgtcgtcgccgccttggGAGCagacgcccgccgcctcgcaCCGTTTTTGGAGGATGGGGCTGACGTCGGCGGtggcctgctggcctggggccgcggcggcgagggtggcgaggagggtgaAGAGGATGGTGGAGGCGCGCATTTTTGTTTTTGGAGGTTTCGTCGTACGTGTGGTAAGAACTGGGATCAAGGAGGGTGTTGAGAGGACGATGTTTGCTGGTGCTTGTGATTGGAGgagtctttctttctttctcgttgttgtcgttcttcttgctgccgctgATGAGAGTGAGGACATGGGGAGAATGTGGAGGATCGACGCGGGCTATATAGAATTCGAAAGACTGGGGCTGCAAGCGACGGCGACCGATTCGTGCCGTCGCCTCGAAGGGTGCGGATTGCCCACAGGAGGGGAAAGAAACCGTTTGGCCTTCAGATGGCAAAGACAGACCCAAGCCTCTGGGTTCCCAAGCCTCGTCTGGAGGTGCGGGTTGATGCAGCACAGTCTCAGCCTTGTCCATCACTTCAATGCCCCCCTTACCCCGGGCTAGACGAACTGCATGACCGGTTGGACTTGGTGTGCTGCTCCCGCGCTGTCGGAGAAACCACGAGTCAAGCCGCCTCTCCACAAAGGAACCGGTTCAGCAAAGACCTTGCTTGTACTGACGGTGGGCAGCGTGGTCTGGTGTCGACAGGCCCCTACCCGTTTCAAGACGTGCCACAAGACGAGTCAATATGGTTATGTGGTGGGCCTGGTCCATGACACGATGCCACGGACATCATCCAGGGACCAAAGGGCAGGCCATTTTCCAGATCGCCTTCGATGATCGACTCGTCCGAATTGGGACCATCGGATGGAGGCAAAGACCGGGCGGTGGTCCGGTACCATGCATGTGGCCTTCTTCCCTTTGAGGCTTCTAAAGACTTTAGACTTTCAGAGTTAAACCCTGGTCAACGTCACACGCTCCCATCCCGgaccttcttttcttcttattcttaaTCTGGTTTCTTTCGCAGGGCGCCCGTGGCCCGCGGAACACGCGCCACTGTCGGCTTCTTGACGTTTCACGCCGCAAGCTGATACCACGGGCGCGCGCGCACCCCGTTGTTGTTCGACGTCTGTTGGGCGGACGGACCCTGTGGGCAGCAGCAATGAATGTTTTTTTTCGGGGGGTGGCGTGGGGGGGCCTCACCACCGTTCAGGCGCAAGAGATGGCCAGGACCCATCGACCAGGAAGGCGCCGACCGGTCCAAGGACGTTCTATGCGTTTCTCCCACCTTACCACCTAGTCAAAGTCCGATCTGTCACAGGCGGGATGGGATGCGCGAGcgatcttggtcttggcctAATTTACCACAAACCTCATAACCAACAACGGGGCAGACAGACCCAAGCGTGGCTGGCTTTGCTCTTGCACTCAGTCCACCGTCAATGGTTGGAATTGGGCGCCCGCCATATTAGACATTGCCGTATCCGGCAGGCGCTTCGCATCATTGGCGCGTATTACTGGTCGATGTCCTCCGTCAGCCGACAGGGGAGCGGGGTGGAAGGGATAATCCCAAAGGCGGAACTGTGCCCCGTAAGGAAAACAAGTCGTAGAGATCTAGAAGACTCCAAGGTCATCGCTGTATCGCTATATCTTTGTGTGACCATTTCCTGCGGGCGCTAGCAACTCAACGGCTATAAAACAGGCCGGCGGGGTGCTCGCATACCTTTAGAAAATCGCGACTCGCAGGATCCGGTTGTCTCCACCGCACAGAGCGGGTGCCGTCTCGTGTCGGCTGTGCCGATCGGGGGAGTTGGTTTGATGTTGCGACCGGGCTTTGCACTCGAATTTTGGGTTCGGTTAGAATCCGTCCTTGTTcacaggggggggggacaaaAGAGTAAAGAATAAAAATGAATGAAaccgaaaaaaaaagggttgCCTAGTGGCTTTCTTCGTCTGTTGTCGAGTCCGGGCGGGGATAGAGTGCAACGTGATGTATCTCCGAGGTTTGCTGATGACGGCGAAACACTATTTCACCAGCTTCAACTCGGCCTTTCTGAGTTGAGTCAAACTTAGTGCGACCACAGTGGTTTTACGTCCACCTGCTGAGTACGTGGATGAACGAAACCTCCAGCTGTTTAGACGGATGTCAGCCTAAAGGGATCACGGACGCACAGTGGTTGCGAGCAGATGGCGAGTAGTGATTGACAGGTCTACGTCCTGTTGTGACAGAATCACGAATGACTCGAACCGAGGGCACGGTACCGATTCATCAATTCTTATTGCCAGCTGCGACGTGAAGTACAGCACGGGCTGCTATTTGATGTGAGTATAGGCATGACTAGTGTTGCTCAAACATCGAAGCCATAACCGTAATGCAGAAACGTGTGAAACGGGCTTCTATCGCGGGCTGTCCCCTTTTACTGGAAAAGACCCAAACAAGTCTGTAACGGCTGTTAAAGTCGCCCGCGACCTATTCTGAGAGGAGAGCGGGCGATAAATTTGGCGTCTCTACGCGACATTTGCTCGTGGTGGATCCATTTAATACGAGGTTCCCCGGACAGAATGATCTCCTTGGGGCATTCGCGACCAGCTCGGATGCGGCCATATGGGTGGTGACAAAGAA from the Colletotrichum destructivum chromosome 10, complete sequence genome contains:
- a CDS encoding Putative RGS domain superfamily, RGS, subdomain 2 protein encodes the protein MGLLPLTYRRPVYVNNSAGESSSDVSDSGDEKQSTTASSLRSGQSGTPQGIPESLTFDKIIDGGTCPPCTVRDFMNYLIYIEHAAENLQFFLWHRDYEKRFGETKTSDISLAQEWTQNMENDVLQRMFKEKSQGMRKKPGQEIFKGTDFEKKGPVAAIIEESNPFSTPPRTPHDQESVYTGSNGVSNADSYRSQASEAFASAGAKQPFTIQPFREELDRVIATYIMEGAPRQLNLSAKERDATLHALAYTTHPSACRLAIKVIENSLRQQAHPNFIRWSICNGNPARVFFARALGVGLIVIAFVAAILITLSHAGRGWRALAAIGWVLGISTLVAAYKGMCVVLHGMHHRHVRPWELFVDEESDDEQGKTSFESFGTTNSFESEPWVIKYEKRNIVRKVFDREVWIEEPALRTIQDTIFLQAMLCAVLLAGVFTAIFVAIPKHGYF
- a CDS encoding Putative NTF2-like domain superfamily protein, producing MSSQEEPRPPFPPFTEATAKAKVKAAQDAWNTKNPAKVKLAYTTDSIWRNRDTFLKGRDDIEQWLTTKWERENGYRLRKELFAFTDNKIAVQFWYEWHDESGQWWRTYGLEDWTFAENGLMGKRQMSGNDVKIEETQRWFRDGVDVNEVAISEEHW